From a single Rosa rugosa chromosome 7, drRosRugo1.1, whole genome shotgun sequence genomic region:
- the LOC133721274 gene encoding thioredoxin-like 3-1, chloroplastic — MSVLAANSHILCREVHRREHQQQFWSAAGGSCVLPKSSGFGFFHRNRDSKKILRRDLKVEAFWPESRPTFVEMEPINDSDHLDHILSHAQQLSQPIVIDWMAAWCRKCIYLKPKLEKLAAEYETKVKFYYVDVNKVPQTLVKRGNISKMPTIQLWKDGEFKEEVIGGHKAWLVIDEVREMIQKFV, encoded by the exons ATGTCTGTTCTGGCAGCAAATTCTCACATTTTGTGTAGAGAAGTTCATCGCAGGGAGCATCAACAACAGTTTTGGAGTGCTGCAGGGGGCAGTTGTGTTTTGCCGAAATCTTCTGGGTTTGGCTTCTTCCATAGAAACAGAGACAGCAAGAAGATATTGAGAAGAGACTTGAAAGTAGAGGCCTTTTGGCCAGAGTCCAGACCCACTTTTGTAGAGATGGAACCAATAAACGACTCTGATCACCTTGATCATATATTAAGCCATGCTCAACAGCTCTCCCAGCCCATCGTTATTGATTG GATGGCAGCTTGGTGCCGCAAATGCATCTATTTGAAGCCTAAATTGGAGAAATTGGCTGCTGAATATGAAACCAA GGTCAAATTCTATTATGTAGATGTCAACAAGGTGCCTCAAACTCTAGTGAAACGCGGAAACATCTCT AAAATGCCAACCATTCAG TTGTGGAAAGATGGAGAGTTCAAGGAAGAAGTGATTGGAGGTCATAAAGCATGGCTTGTGATTGATGAAGTGCGAGAAATGATCCAAAAATTTGTATGA
- the LOC133723039 gene encoding uncharacterized protein LOC133723039, translating to MKHVGGLNSPHHAAMQKWDLIRNPTKQIETVFQSKYVKDIEDNRLRLKASIESVRLLANQGAAFRGHDETEDSLNVGYFREVIKSFSRMSVEVERVVLGNAPGNAKYISPSIQKQLLNILGNKVRNKIREEVGDSKYCILVDEEVDTSSKEQMAIILRFVDCQGIIREQFFKIVSVPNTTSQTLKDEISKVLTMYNLQVRNMRGQGYDGASNMRAKGVHDIWQFFSTLSLIVNFVDSSAKRHSALKAVRKEEIADLVACGQLQTSTGANQVCTLQRAAATRWSSHFHSIKSLIELFSSTKKTLDDMIEQAPLEFQGQALSILKAMRSFDFVFCLLLMHKLMKITEVLCQTLQRKSLDFVHAMKFVGHTKSFLQEMREEGWDDLVRNVESFCEKHDIDMPNMNARYKDGTGRGCQQRGFITVEHHYHIDVFNALVDFQLSELNRRFSDQTSELLILSSTLDLCDNFRNFKTEDACNLAKKFYPEDFVDSEIMLVQTRKSEFFPMLYRLICLVLTIPVSTATTERAFSAMNIIKNKLRNKMEDEFLDDCMVLHIEKEYVESIDNESVIKDFEACGTRRVRFS from the exons ATGAAGCATGTAGGAGGCCTTAATTCTCCCCATCACGCTGCAATGCAAAAATGGGATTTAATAAGAAATCCTACCAAACAAATTGAAACGGTTTTTCAGTCAAAATATGTGAAAGATATAGAGGACAATCGATTGAGGCTTAAGGCTTCAATAGAAAGTGTAAGATTGCTAGCTAATCAAGGAGCTGCTTTTAGAGGCCATGATGAAACTGAAGACTCATTGAATGTGGGATATTTTAGAGAGGTCATAAAATCCTTTTCAAGAATGAGTGTAGAGGTTGAGAGAGTTGTTTTGGGAAATGCTCCCGGAAATGCCAAGTACATTAGTCCATCAATTCAAAAGCAACTTCTAAATATTCTTGGTAATAAAGTGAGGAACAAGATACGTGAAGAAGTTGGAGATTCCAAATATTGTATTCTTGTTGATGAAGAAGTAGATACATCTAGTAAGGAACAAATGGCCATTATTTTGAGGTTTGTTGATTGTCAAGGTATTATTCGAGAACAATTTTTTAAGATTGTGAGTGTTCCTAACACTACCTCACAAACTCTTAAAGATGAGATTTCTAAAGTACTTACTATGTACAATCTTCAAGTGAGAAATATGCGTGGTCAAGGATATGATGGTGCTAGCAATATGAGAG CTAAAGGGGTGCATGACATTTGGCAATTTTTTTCAACTTTAAGTTTAATTGTGAATTTTGTTGATTCTTCTGCTAAGCGTCATTCTGCATTAAAAGCTGTGAGAAAGGAAGAAATCGCAGATTTGGTAGCTTGTGGCCAACTTCAAACAAGTACTGGTGCTAATCAAGTTTGTACTTTGCAACGAGCTGCTGCTACACGTTGGAGTTCACATTTTCATTCAATTAAGAGTTTGATTGAATTGTTTAGTTcaacaaaaaaaactcttgatgatatgattgagcAAGCACCCTTGGAATTTCAAGGACAAGCTTTGTCTATTCTTAAAGCTATGAggtcttttgattttgtgttctGCTTGCTTCTAATGCACAAATTGATGAAAATTACTGAAGTTCTTTGTCAAACATTGCAGCGAAAATCTCTTGACTTCGTACATGCTATGAAGTTTGTTGGACATACAAAATCATTTCTTCAAGAGATGAGAGAAGAAGGCTGGGATGACTTGGTAAGAAATGTAGAATCTTTTTGTGAAAAGCATGATATTGATATGCCTAATATGAATGCTCGTTATAAGGATGGTACAGGTCGTGGTTGCCAACAAAGAGGTTTCATTACAGTTGAGCATCATTACCATATAGATGTCTTCAATGCTTTAGTTGATTTTCAGTTGAGTGAGTTGAATAGAAGATTCTCAGACCAAACATCTGAACTTCTTATACTTAGTTCAAccttggatctttgtgataactTTAGGAATTTTAAAACTGAAGATGCATGCAATCTTGCAAAGAAGTTTTATCCTGAAGATTTTGTTGATAGTGAAAT AATGTTGGTTCAAACAAGGAAGTCAGAATTTTTCCCTATGCTTTATAGATTGATTTGTCTAGTTTTGACTATTCCTGTTTCTACGGCGACCACTGAAAGAGCATTTTCAGCTATGAACATCATTAAGAATAAACTTAGAAACAAGATGGAAGATGAGTTTCTTGATGATTGTATGGTCCTTCACATTGAGAAGGAATATGTTGAATCTATTGACAATGAATCGGTGATCAAGGACTTTGAAGCTTGTGGAACTCGTAGAGTTAGATTTAGTTAG